In Candidatus Palauibacter polyketidifaciens, one genomic interval encodes:
- a CDS encoding amidohydrolase family protein gives MRRTGTRVRRPLLAIPAILTGAGLPDGLAGAGQDTFITQQSELFTNVTVIDGRGGPPRPASSVLVWGGRIRDIGARGSVTAPDGTVVVDLSGAYLIPGFIDAHASPETTQDLRALLAAGITGVRDGATSLAAFEERGRGSFGEDPVPTVYVGGPVIEAGSASHGVVPESEAAAVAEVARQASDEAGFVSVASSVPPSWLVAIARAARQEEVPLWADRRAGGWLLALRAGSAVASPLVSGDPELLPESERGSFEALADAGQVPARIAWLERVEPDGPDVDRAVTALLSNDSALLPLLASASAPLDCPAEATPCTPLSDDEWTALQAVWPKAEALVQTFHGHGVRLLVGSDAPRTTPLGEGFHREMQLLVEAGIPALDVLGMATRNGAIELGQLHERGTIEIGKRADFLVLEANPLADIRNARRISLVAIDGRAWALGPDGGWRRVRFN, from the coding sequence TTGCGACGCACCGGCACGCGGGTCCGGCGGCCTCTCCTCGCGATCCCGGCGATACTGACGGGGGCGGGTCTCCCCGACGGATTAGCCGGCGCCGGCCAGGACACGTTCATCACGCAGCAGTCCGAGCTGTTCACCAATGTGACGGTGATCGACGGCCGCGGAGGGCCACCCCGGCCTGCTTCCTCGGTCCTCGTGTGGGGCGGTCGAATCCGGGATATCGGTGCCCGGGGCTCCGTGACCGCCCCGGATGGAACCGTCGTCGTGGACCTCTCGGGCGCCTACCTCATCCCCGGGTTCATCGACGCGCACGCCTCACCCGAGACGACGCAGGACTTGCGGGCGCTCCTGGCCGCCGGGATTACGGGGGTGCGCGACGGCGCCACATCGCTGGCCGCCTTCGAGGAGCGGGGCCGCGGGAGCTTCGGCGAGGATCCGGTTCCCACCGTCTACGTCGGTGGTCCCGTCATCGAGGCCGGGAGCGCGTCGCACGGCGTGGTGCCGGAATCGGAAGCCGCCGCCGTCGCCGAGGTGGCGCGGCAGGCCTCGGACGAGGCCGGCTTCGTCTCCGTCGCCTCGAGCGTGCCCCCGTCGTGGCTGGTAGCAATCGCCCGCGCCGCGCGCCAGGAGGAGGTGCCCCTGTGGGCCGACCGCCGGGCTGGCGGCTGGCTGCTGGCGCTCCGCGCCGGGTCCGCCGTCGCGAGTCCCCTCGTCTCCGGCGACCCCGAGTTGCTTCCCGAGAGCGAACGCGGATCCTTCGAGGCCCTCGCGGATGCCGGGCAGGTCCCGGCCCGGATCGCCTGGCTGGAGCGGGTGGAACCGGACGGACCCGACGTCGACCGCGCCGTTACCGCACTCCTTTCAAACGACTCGGCCCTCCTGCCACTGCTGGCCAGCGCGTCCGCCCCGCTCGACTGTCCGGCGGAAGCCACCCCCTGCACGCCGCTGTCCGACGACGAATGGACCGCGCTTCAGGCGGTGTGGCCCAAGGCCGAAGCGCTGGTCCAGACCTTCCACGGCCACGGAGTCCGCCTGCTCGTGGGATCCGATGCTCCGCGGACGACGCCGCTGGGAGAGGGTTTCCACCGTGAGATGCAGCTGCTCGTGGAGGCGGGCATCCCCGCCCTCGATGTTCTTGGCATGGCCACGAGGAACGGCGCCATAGAACTCGGCCAACTGCACGAGCGGGGGACGATCGAGATCGGGAAGCGCGCGGACTTCCTCGTCCTCGAGGCGAATCCCCTCGCCGACATTCGGAATGCGCGCCGCATCTCGCTCGTCGCGATCGACGGGCGGGCGTGGGCCCTCGGTCCCGATGGTGGCTGGAGGCGCGTCCGCTTCAACTGA
- a CDS encoding mechanosensitive ion channel domain-containing protein: MERLSQLWSEAVAFMAPRWLPSLIVIAVAGLVYLIALMVLGRAQRHWVTRTETQLDDLAVRLLRQVLLLSSGALAVWRLLDIWALPTAAQWVYAIWIGVLFFPLSRFVGDLLTAIETEVVSRTSTPLDKTALPMINKAIRFAVIALGIVLALAELGINIAPLLAGAGVMGLALSLAAKDTLSNVIAGVLLIVDRPFQVGDRIELWTAPNETGSWGDVIEIGLRATKIRNPDNLVIVVPNSQLMLRDIVNYTMSGQDIRLRIPFSVAYDSDIERAKSLLVDIALGVEGVKDDPAPIVIARSFGPSEVNLQLRVWVVEARARRRIADDISERALRAFAEAGVEIPYPKRELYIRSADGSQAGGV, translated from the coding sequence ATGGAGAGACTGTCACAACTTTGGAGCGAAGCGGTCGCCTTCATGGCTCCGCGCTGGCTGCCCAGCCTCATCGTGATCGCGGTCGCCGGACTCGTCTACCTCATCGCCCTGATGGTCCTGGGCCGCGCGCAAAGGCATTGGGTCACGCGAACCGAGACGCAGCTCGACGATCTGGCCGTGCGGTTGCTCCGCCAGGTTCTGCTGCTCTCGAGCGGAGCCCTGGCCGTCTGGCGCCTGCTGGACATCTGGGCCCTGCCCACCGCAGCCCAATGGGTCTATGCGATCTGGATCGGCGTTCTCTTCTTCCCCTTGAGCCGGTTCGTCGGAGACCTCCTGACCGCGATCGAGACGGAGGTCGTCTCCCGCACCTCGACACCGCTCGACAAGACGGCGCTCCCGATGATCAACAAGGCGATTCGCTTTGCGGTCATCGCCCTCGGCATCGTCCTCGCGCTCGCGGAGCTGGGCATCAACATCGCGCCTCTCCTCGCCGGCGCCGGCGTCATGGGTCTCGCCCTGTCGCTCGCCGCCAAGGACACGCTCTCCAACGTGATCGCGGGCGTGCTCCTCATCGTCGACCGTCCCTTCCAGGTCGGGGACCGGATCGAACTGTGGACCGCGCCCAATGAGACAGGGTCCTGGGGCGACGTGATCGAGATCGGGCTCCGGGCCACGAAGATCCGCAATCCCGACAATCTCGTCATCGTCGTCCCGAACAGTCAGCTCATGCTGCGCGACATCGTCAACTACACGATGTCCGGCCAGGACATCCGGCTTCGAATCCCCTTCTCGGTCGCCTACGACTCGGACATCGAGCGGGCGAAGTCGCTGCTGGTGGACATCGCCCTGGGCGTCGAGGGCGTCAAGGACGATCCCGCGCCGATCGTCATCGCCCGGAGCTTCGGTCCGTCCGAGGTCAACCTCCAACTGCGCGTCTGGGTCGTGGAGGCGAGGGCGCGACGGCGCATCGCGGACGACATCAGCGAGAGGGCGCTCCGCGCCTTCGCGGAGGCCGGCGTGGAGATCCCCTACCCGAAGCGGGAACTCTACATCCGGTCCGCGGATGGGTCGCAGGCCGGCGGGGTCTGA
- a CDS encoding DUF411 domain-containing protein, translating to MVDATLAATIAETPTIKVYKSPTCGCCALWVDHMREAGFELDVEDTDDMIDVKVDAGLPLQLQSCHTALVGGYVFEGHIPAEVIARFLAEKPSASGLAVPGMPIGSPGMEFGDRVDPYDVLQFDAAGNTSIYESR from the coding sequence ATGGTCGATGCGACGCTCGCCGCGACCATCGCCGAGACCCCGACGATCAAGGTCTACAAGTCTCCCACCTGCGGGTGCTGCGCCCTTTGGGTGGACCACATGCGGGAGGCCGGGTTCGAACTCGACGTCGAGGACACCGACGACATGATCGATGTCAAAGTCGACGCGGGCCTGCCGCTCCAACTGCAGTCGTGCCACACGGCGCTTGTGGGCGGCTACGTGTTCGAGGGCCACATCCCCGCAGAGGTCATCGCCCGGTTCCTCGCCGAGAAGCCCTCCGCGAGCGGGCTCGCGGTGCCCGGGATGCCGATCGGGTCCCCCGGCATGGAGTTCGGCGACCGCGTCGATCCGTACGACGTGCTCCAGTTCGACGCCGCAGGCAACACGTCAATCTACGAGAGCCGTTGA
- a CDS encoding transglycosylase domain-containing protein translates to MRRGRRLMLLAAAILAAGLGYLVFEARVAREFDALDSSSPARILARPWTLRAGDRVDPRRIIDHLEKVGYRSVSGGTPQTGEFRARGRDLLVGRRALRLGGLFEPGVQARVRFRSNGRISAIRDVEGNDLARLLLDPEVIGTSLGERSRDRVPVRLDEVPGHLVDALLTVEDRRFHEHGALDLRRIAGAALSNLRQRRVAEGGSTITQQLARTLFLSTDRTVLRKVREAAIAVALERRFSKQRLLEAYVNHIYLGQHRGAAIHGFGRAAQFYFGRDVSELTLGQSAMLVGIVRGPNVYSPHRHPERARARRDVVLRQMHAVGHLDDARHDAELEADPEIRRPPQRNFDARWYLDFMRRELAAADASLNPEGAGPAVISSLVPELQRAAEAAVSNGIRSMERLRPRLTEQATPLQGALVALDPRTGDILAMVGGRSYGESQFNRAADARRQPGSAFKPVVALAALTPGADPSYTLASVLKDEPLALDTPAGVWEPANADRAFLGPIKLREALEGSRNVPFARLGLAVGPRRIIETARRLGIEGPLAPYPSLALGASEVTLLELTAAYAVLAAEGRRTPPRSAIAVFGRDGAIRETTAGRSDAVISPAEAYLITSALRGVVERGTGRGVREAGYRGPVAAKSGTTNGSRDAWFVGYTPELAVGVWVGFDDGTPIGLSGSRAALPIFADFMIRVLGSHGGRGFRAPAGVEWIDIQPETGLRAGWGCRGEPELFLAGTAPEASCGYPIRRWGRGRPLRTLPRR, encoded by the coding sequence ATGCGCAGGGGCCGGCGGCTCATGCTCCTCGCCGCGGCGATTCTCGCCGCCGGCCTCGGCTATCTGGTCTTCGAAGCCCGGGTAGCACGCGAGTTCGACGCCCTCGACTCTTCCTCCCCGGCGCGCATCCTGGCGCGACCGTGGACCCTCCGCGCCGGCGATCGGGTGGATCCGCGACGCATCATCGACCACCTGGAGAAGGTCGGCTACCGATCGGTTTCCGGCGGAACACCGCAAACCGGAGAGTTCAGGGCGCGCGGCCGCGATCTTCTCGTGGGGCGCCGCGCGCTTCGTCTCGGCGGCCTCTTCGAGCCAGGCGTTCAGGCGCGGGTGCGCTTCCGGAGCAATGGGCGCATCTCCGCGATCCGGGACGTCGAGGGGAACGACCTCGCCCGCCTCCTGCTCGATCCCGAGGTGATCGGGACGTCCCTCGGCGAGCGCAGTCGGGACCGGGTGCCCGTCCGGCTCGACGAGGTTCCGGGACACCTGGTCGACGCGTTGTTGACGGTGGAGGATCGCCGCTTCCATGAGCACGGCGCGCTGGACCTTCGCCGCATCGCCGGCGCCGCGCTCTCGAACCTCCGGCAGCGGCGGGTCGCGGAGGGGGGAAGCACGATCACGCAGCAACTCGCCCGCACGCTCTTCCTGTCCACGGATCGCACCGTGCTCCGGAAGGTGCGCGAGGCGGCGATCGCGGTGGCGCTGGAGCGACGTTTCTCCAAGCAGCGCCTGCTCGAGGCCTATGTGAACCACATCTATCTCGGGCAGCATCGAGGGGCCGCCATCCACGGCTTCGGGCGCGCCGCGCAGTTCTACTTCGGTCGCGACGTCTCCGAGTTGACGTTGGGCCAGTCGGCGATGCTGGTCGGGATCGTCAGGGGACCGAACGTGTACTCGCCCCACCGCCACCCGGAGCGCGCCCGGGCCCGGCGCGACGTGGTGCTGCGGCAGATGCACGCCGTCGGACACCTGGACGACGCTCGCCACGACGCCGAACTCGAAGCCGATCCGGAGATTCGACGTCCTCCGCAGCGGAACTTCGATGCGCGCTGGTACCTGGATTTCATGCGGCGGGAGCTGGCTGCCGCCGATGCTTCGCTGAACCCCGAAGGCGCCGGCCCAGCGGTGATTTCTTCGCTCGTCCCCGAGCTTCAACGCGCGGCCGAGGCCGCCGTGTCAAATGGGATCCGCAGCATGGAGCGCCTCCGTCCCCGTCTGACGGAACAGGCCACGCCGCTTCAGGGGGCGCTCGTGGCCCTGGACCCGCGGACCGGCGACATCCTGGCGATGGTCGGCGGTCGCTCCTACGGCGAGTCGCAGTTCAATCGAGCCGCGGACGCCCGACGTCAACCGGGAAGCGCCTTCAAGCCGGTCGTGGCGCTGGCCGCCCTGACACCGGGAGCGGATCCTTCCTACACCCTGGCTTCCGTGCTGAAGGACGAACCGCTCGCGCTCGATACGCCAGCCGGCGTGTGGGAGCCGGCGAACGCCGACCGCGCGTTCCTTGGACCCATCAAACTGCGCGAGGCGCTGGAAGGGTCGCGCAACGTACCGTTTGCGCGCCTAGGTCTGGCGGTCGGTCCCCGGAGAATCATCGAGACCGCGCGCCGCCTCGGGATCGAGGGGCCGCTCGCGCCGTATCCGAGTCTGGCGCTCGGCGCCTCCGAGGTCACGCTCCTCGAGTTGACGGCGGCCTACGCGGTGCTGGCCGCGGAGGGTCGGCGCACGCCGCCGCGTTCGGCGATCGCCGTATTCGGCCGGGACGGTGCCATACGGGAGACGACCGCGGGCCGCAGCGACGCGGTCATCAGCCCGGCGGAGGCGTACCTTATCACGTCCGCGCTGCGCGGCGTGGTCGAGCGCGGGACCGGACGCGGTGTCCGCGAGGCGGGATACCGCGGTCCCGTGGCGGCGAAGTCCGGAACGACAAACGGCTCTCGTGACGCCTGGTTCGTGGGCTACACGCCGGAACTGGCGGTGGGGGTGTGGGTGGGGTTCGACGACGGGACGCCGATCGGTCTTTCCGGCTCCAGGGCCGCGCTCCCGATCTTCGCCGATTTCATGATACGCGTTCTCGGCTCCCACGGAGGCCGCGGATTCCGCGCGCCGGCGGGAGTGGAGTGGATAGACATCCAGCCGGAGACCGGTCTGCGCGCGGGCTGGGGCTGCCGCGGGGAGCCCGAACTCTTCCTCGCCGGCACCGCGCCCGAGGCTTCGTGCGGGTACCCGATCCGCAGGTGGGGCCGGGGGAGGCCGTTGCGCACGTTACCGAGGCGATGA
- a CDS encoding TonB-dependent receptor: MPSAYPVERRLRRLRLLAPALAAVGLAWPALADIGDLAAQEPGQAYVFEGNVRDAGTGEPLAGAQVSVLERGTRAVTRGDGTFHLTGLAAGVYTLRADRLGYRGTTVVITVGGVRARRAVAEAAEVVILLAPSPIAMADLVVTATISERAASEALRPVGIMTGDDLQRQMTATVAGTLASMPGLAATRMGPTVAQPVIRGLSGDRVQMLEDGTPVGDASNSGSDHTTALDPSSARRIEVVRGPGALLYGGNALGGVINVIRDEIPTAVPHRWTGAATFQTETATGSLAGSATAAFAVAERVPLRVEVAARTAGDLKTPAGTLLNTDGELFSGGAGTAYVADWGRLGASVRGYRNYYGIPGGFVGGHAEGVRIEMERAASKFRTVVDEPVGPFHNLRFEATYNWYTHRELEAPDILGTLFDQEGASADFLGRHGRLGPFTAGAMGGRASRVDFAYGGSLHTPDTRRLRAALYLLEEVSLGSVKIESGLRYDWTLADPAEDRVSDIGEIRDREFHSLSGSLGVLYRSASGIVLGASAVRAFRAPDITELYSEGPHLAAYVFEVGNPSLEGEVGRGLDVFLRFESDRLRAEVTGFHNDIRNYIYGEDTGHLSRVRLPIYQFRGNDAVFSGFEGSVDIDAGQGLVLEGVASSVRGSLTGTDQPLPLVPPLKGHVALKYERPSWYVRAEAEMADRQDRVGQFETPTRGYTVFNAAAGVRFTFGGRLNVLTVSLANAANTEYRNHLSRVKEIMPEAGRSLNLSYRVVF; the protein is encoded by the coding sequence TTGCCTTCAGCGTACCCCGTCGAGCGTCGCCTCAGGCGGCTCCGCCTGCTGGCGCCGGCCCTTGCGGCGGTTGGGCTCGCGTGGCCCGCCCTTGCCGATATCGGCGACCTCGCCGCGCAGGAGCCGGGGCAGGCGTATGTGTTCGAGGGCAACGTGCGCGACGCGGGTACCGGCGAACCGCTTGCCGGGGCGCAGGTATCGGTGTTGGAGAGGGGCACCCGGGCGGTGACCCGTGGGGACGGAACCTTCCACCTGACCGGACTCGCCGCGGGCGTGTACACCCTTCGAGCCGATCGCCTGGGATACCGGGGCACCACCGTGGTCATCACCGTCGGGGGCGTGCGCGCGCGCCGAGCGGTGGCGGAGGCGGCGGAGGTCGTAATCCTGCTGGCACCATCTCCCATTGCGATGGCGGACCTGGTGGTAACGGCGACGATCAGCGAGCGCGCCGCATCCGAAGCCCTCCGGCCCGTCGGCATCATGACGGGCGATGACCTGCAGCGCCAGATGACGGCGACGGTGGCGGGGACGCTGGCGTCGATGCCGGGGCTGGCCGCCACGAGGATGGGTCCAACGGTGGCGCAGCCCGTCATTCGGGGGCTGAGCGGGGACCGGGTACAGATGCTCGAGGACGGGACTCCGGTCGGGGATGCCTCCAACTCGGGCTCGGACCACACCACCGCACTCGATCCATCGTCGGCACGGCGGATCGAGGTCGTGCGGGGTCCGGGTGCGCTGCTCTACGGGGGCAACGCGCTGGGCGGGGTCATCAACGTCATCCGCGACGAGATTCCGACGGCCGTGCCGCACCGCTGGACGGGCGCAGCGACGTTCCAGACGGAAACGGCAACCGGCTCGCTGGCGGGCAGCGCGACGGCCGCGTTCGCCGTCGCGGAGCGCGTGCCGCTGCGCGTGGAGGTGGCCGCACGGACGGCGGGAGATTTGAAGACCCCCGCCGGCACGCTGCTCAATACCGACGGGGAGCTGTTTAGCGGGGGTGCCGGGACGGCCTACGTGGCCGATTGGGGTCGCCTGGGGGCGTCCGTCCGCGGCTACCGTAACTACTACGGCATCCCGGGCGGTTTCGTGGGTGGGCACGCGGAGGGGGTGCGCATCGAAATGGAGCGGGCCGCATCGAAGTTCCGGACCGTGGTCGATGAGCCGGTCGGGCCCTTCCACAACCTCCGCTTCGAGGCCACGTACAACTGGTACACGCACCGCGAGCTCGAAGCACCGGACATTCTGGGCACCCTCTTCGACCAGGAGGGCGCGAGCGCGGACTTCCTCGGGCGGCATGGGAGGTTGGGCCCGTTTACGGCGGGTGCGATGGGCGGCCGTGCATCCCGGGTGGACTTCGCCTACGGGGGGTCCCTGCACACGCCTGACACGCGTCGGCTCAGGGCGGCCCTGTACCTGCTCGAGGAGGTCAGCCTCGGCTCCGTCAAGATCGAGTCGGGGCTGCGGTACGACTGGACCCTGGCCGATCCGGCGGAAGACCGGGTGTCGGACATCGGCGAGATCCGCGACCGCGAATTCCACTCCCTGTCGGGGTCGCTGGGTGTCCTTTACAGGTCCGCCTCGGGGATCGTGCTCGGTGCGAGCGCCGTCCGGGCGTTCCGCGCACCCGACATCACCGAACTCTATTCGGAAGGGCCGCACCTGGCGGCGTACGTCTTCGAAGTCGGCAACCCGTCCCTGGAGGGCGAGGTCGGGCGGGGACTCGATGTCTTCCTCCGCTTCGAGTCCGACCGGCTCAGAGCCGAAGTGACCGGTTTCCATAACGACATCAGGAACTACATCTACGGGGAGGATACGGGCCATCTGAGCCGCGTGCGCCTCCCCATCTATCAGTTCCGGGGCAACGACGCCGTGTTCAGCGGCTTCGAGGGCAGCGTGGACATCGACGCCGGGCAGGGGTTGGTGCTCGAGGGGGTGGCCTCATCGGTGAGGGGCAGTCTCACGGGGACCGATCAGCCTCTGCCTCTCGTTCCTCCGCTGAAGGGACATGTGGCCCTGAAGTACGAGAGGCCGTCGTGGTATGTGCGGGCGGAAGCCGAGATGGCGGATCGGCAGGACCGGGTGGGCCAATTCGAGACGCCGACGAGGGGGTACACTGTCTTCAACGCCGCGGCAGGCGTGCGGTTCACGTTCGGCGGACGTCTGAACGTCCTGACCGTGAGCCTCGCCAACGCCGCGAATACCGAATACCGCAACCACCTCTCCCGGGTGAAGGAGATCATGCCGGAGGCCGGGCGGAGTCTGAACCTCAGCTATCGGGTGGTGTTCTGA
- a CDS encoding ABC transporter substrate-binding protein codes for MKALALAALLSGVPLLPLGGQAITVVSWGGSYARAVNEAANVPFTEATGIPVRLEAYNGGLAQIRAQVDIGSVYWDVVDLEIADAVRGCDEGLLEPIDIDALPPGPDGTPAADDFVAESQTECGVSNLYWSTVYAYNDENFPGERPATMADFFDLEKFPGRRGMRRVPQVNLEFALIADGVPLDEVYATLRTPAGLDRAFAKLETIKDDVVWWEAGAQPPQMLADREVVMSTAYNGRIFNAQILENQPFTIVWDGQLLDVGQVGIVAGTRRLEEALRYVAFKTSAATLARIARRISYSPSRRSAMPLVTTHVVAGIDMAPHMPAGEGNVDRALRYDWAFWVDYQDELNERFSAWLTR; via the coding sequence ATGAAAGCTCTGGCGCTTGCCGCGCTCCTTTCCGGCGTCCCGCTCCTCCCCCTCGGCGGGCAGGCGATCACCGTCGTGTCATGGGGCGGCTCCTACGCCCGTGCGGTCAACGAGGCCGCCAACGTTCCCTTCACCGAGGCGACCGGCATCCCCGTCCGCCTGGAAGCCTACAACGGCGGCCTGGCCCAGATCCGGGCCCAGGTGGATATCGGCAGCGTCTATTGGGATGTGGTCGACCTGGAGATCGCCGATGCCGTGCGCGGTTGCGACGAGGGGCTGCTCGAGCCGATCGACATCGACGCCCTGCCGCCCGGACCCGACGGCACTCCCGCGGCCGACGACTTCGTGGCCGAGAGCCAGACCGAGTGCGGCGTGAGCAATCTGTACTGGTCGACCGTGTACGCGTACAACGACGAGAACTTCCCGGGCGAGAGGCCAGCCACCATGGCCGACTTCTTCGACCTCGAGAAGTTTCCGGGCCGCCGCGGGATGCGGCGGGTGCCGCAGGTTAACCTGGAGTTCGCCCTGATCGCCGATGGCGTGCCGCTCGACGAAGTGTACGCTACGCTGAGGACCCCGGCGGGCCTGGATCGGGCCTTTGCCAAGCTCGAAACGATCAAGGATGACGTGGTCTGGTGGGAGGCGGGCGCTCAGCCGCCGCAGATGTTGGCCGACCGGGAAGTCGTCATGAGCACGGCGTACAACGGCCGCATCTTCAACGCCCAGATCCTGGAGAACCAACCGTTCACGATCGTGTGGGACGGGCAGTTGCTGGACGTGGGCCAGGTCGGGATCGTCGCGGGTACCCGGAGGCTGGAAGAGGCCCTGAGATACGTGGCATTCAAGACCAGCGCCGCGACTCTCGCACGGATCGCCCGCCGCATCTCCTATTCCCCGTCGCGCAGATCGGCCATGCCACTGGTGACGACGCATGTGGTCGCAGGGATCGACATGGCGCCCCACATGCCGGCCGGCGAAGGCAACGTGGACCGCGCGCTTCGTTACGACTGGGCGTTCTGGGTCGACTACCAGGACGAACTGAACGAGCGCTTCAGCGCCTGGCTGACACGGTAG
- a CDS encoding pyridoxal-phosphate dependent enzyme gives MADPMGELQGPTPEQSRETRARVSRWIERTPVRRWVPDPEIAPLPERSEVFLKLELFQRTGSYKVRGALNNVLCADAATLQRGVTAVSAGNHAISVAYAARAAGTTARVVMLSSANPARIARCRNFGAEIEFADDGASGFARMEEIAGQEGRLAIHPFEGEATVFGTSTVGLEVAEQLPDLDAIVVPIGGGGLISGTASIVKQLMPACRVYGVEPVGAASMRRSLDAGEPVALDRIDTIADSLGAPHAAPYSFGLVQRYVDDVVLVDDDAIRAALKALFLDAKLVAEPASAAPLAAACGPLRERLEGRHTGVVLSGSNIDLDTFAVHFRAAG, from the coding sequence ATGGCCGATCCGATGGGCGAGTTGCAGGGGCCGACGCCCGAACAGAGTCGAGAGACCCGGGCGCGCGTGTCGCGGTGGATCGAACGCACGCCGGTGCGGCGGTGGGTGCCCGACCCCGAAATTGCTCCGCTCCCCGAAAGGTCGGAGGTCTTCCTCAAACTGGAACTGTTCCAGCGCACGGGTTCCTACAAGGTCCGGGGCGCTCTGAACAACGTCCTCTGCGCGGACGCGGCGACGCTGCAGCGAGGGGTCACGGCCGTGAGCGCCGGGAATCATGCCATCTCCGTGGCGTACGCGGCTCGAGCCGCCGGCACGACCGCCAGGGTGGTGATGCTGTCATCCGCGAACCCGGCTCGCATCGCGCGCTGCCGGAACTTCGGGGCGGAGATCGAGTTCGCGGACGACGGGGCGAGCGGATTCGCGCGCATGGAAGAGATCGCCGGGCAGGAGGGTCGGCTCGCGATCCATCCGTTCGAGGGGGAGGCGACCGTCTTCGGCACGTCGACCGTGGGCCTCGAGGTCGCCGAACAACTTCCGGACCTCGATGCGATCGTCGTGCCGATCGGGGGCGGAGGTCTCATCTCCGGCACGGCGAGCATCGTGAAACAGCTCATGCCCGCGTGCAGGGTCTACGGGGTGGAGCCCGTCGGCGCCGCCTCCATGCGACGCAGCCTCGATGCGGGCGAGCCGGTGGCGCTCGATCGCATTGACACGATCGCGGACAGCCTCGGCGCCCCTCACGCGGCGCCGTACAGCTTCGGACTCGTGCAGCGCTACGTGGACGATGTCGTGCTCGTCGATGACGACGCGATCCGCGCCGCCCTCAAGGCGTTGTTCCTCGACGCGAAGCTCGTCGCCGAACCTGCGTCCGCCGCTCCGCTCGCCGCCGCTTGCGGTCCCCTCCGGGAGAGGCTGGAAGGCCGTCACACCGGCGTCGTACTCTCCGGATCGAACATCGACCTGGACACCTTCGCCGTGCATTTTCGGGCGGCCGGGTGA
- the hisG gene encoding ATP phosphoribosyltransferase — translation MTHETTRLALPKGRMQTGVLDLLTAAGVRVDLGERRYRPSISVAGFSAKLLKPQNVVEMLHAGSRDVGFAGADWVAELDGTLVELLDTGLDPVRVVAAAPVSVAERGLVAGVPLTIASEYRRLTSRWIEARGLDATFVRSYGATEVFPPEDADVIVDNTATGATLEANGLEIVDEVMRSSTRFYANPRALDDARHRERIEDLVLVIESVIEARRRVMLELNVDAGGLDDLVAVLPCMRRPTVSRLHGDGGYAIRVAVPRDALPTLIPLVKARGGTDLVVTAPGQIVA, via the coding sequence ATGACCCACGAAACGACAAGACTCGCCCTTCCCAAGGGACGCATGCAGACCGGCGTACTCGACCTGTTGACCGCCGCCGGCGTGCGCGTGGACCTCGGGGAGCGCCGTTACCGTCCGTCCATCTCCGTGGCCGGATTCAGCGCCAAGCTGCTCAAGCCGCAGAACGTGGTGGAGATGCTCCACGCCGGCTCGCGCGACGTGGGGTTCGCGGGAGCGGACTGGGTCGCGGAACTGGACGGAACGCTCGTTGAGCTGCTCGATACCGGGCTCGACCCGGTGCGGGTCGTGGCGGCGGCGCCCGTCTCCGTGGCAGAGCGAGGGCTGGTGGCGGGTGTCCCCCTAACCATCGCTTCCGAGTACCGGCGGCTCACATCGCGCTGGATCGAGGCGCGCGGCCTCGACGCCACCTTCGTTCGATCCTACGGCGCCACCGAGGTGTTCCCGCCCGAAGACGCCGATGTGATCGTCGACAACACCGCCACCGGCGCCACGCTGGAGGCCAACGGCCTCGAGATCGTGGACGAAGTCATGCGTTCCTCGACCCGCTTTTATGCGAACCCGCGCGCCCTCGACGACGCGCGGCACCGGGAGCGAATCGAAGACCTCGTTCTGGTGATCGAATCCGTGATCGAGGCCCGGCGGCGGGTGATGCTTGAGCTCAACGTGGACGCCGGAGGGCTGGACGATCTCGTGGCGGTCCTTCCCTGCATGCGCAGGCCGACGGTATCCCGGCTGCACGGGGATGGGGGATACGCGATTCGCGTTGCGGTGCCCCGGGACGCCCTGCCGACGTTGATCCCGCTGGTGAAGGCGCGCGGGGGCACGGATCTCGTCGTGACCGCACCGGGGCAGATCGTCGCATGA